The genomic region AGGCTTTTCTCTTATAGAACTCCTGGTTGTTATGGCAATCATTGCTATCCTGGCTGCTGTTGGAACTACTCAGTATATGAAATATATTGCCAACTCCCGCTATGCCAGGCTTGAAAGCACTCTGAAGCAAATGATGCTTGTGGCTGAGGATTTTTATAGTGAATTTAACAGATATCCTAATGGTGTCTGCGATGCAACTGCATCAAGTGTTGATAAGGTATGTTGGGTTGATGCTTCCGGTTCTATAGTAACTTCTTCAGGTAGTTACAGTTTTAAGATTCCTCCGCTTGTAAGGATTACTTTTACACCAGCCGGATCGGCTTCAATCCAAATTACGTTGGAAAGTTCTTCTAAGGTTCTGCGAAATTTTGCAAAAAATGGTGGTGCTAAGCTGGTGTTTGATTCCAGAACATCAACCAGTGATATTGCCTGTTATGATGATGAAATCCACGGTAAGGGTGGAGCAACAGGTTGTCCATAATGAAAAAGCATTTGATTTTTGGATGGGTTTCTATCCCTATTCTTGGAATTCTTGCTTATTTATGCACTTTTAAGATTGGTTTTGTCTGGGACGACTACATATACATCCAACAGCAACTTGCGTCCATTAGAGAATTTAGTTTTTTTGAAGGGCTGAAAAAGTATGTATATTTTCGCCCAACGATAACTGTTTTTTCCCTGATTGATTATACTATATGGCACCGTAATGCTCTGGGGTATCATATTACCAATATCACCTTTCATCTGTTAAATTCGCTCCTTGTTGCTCTTTTAGCTCACAGGCTTTTACTAATTCACTACGACAGCAAATCTTCCAGCATTCCCTGGATCGCAGGACTCCTGTTTGCACTTCACCCAATTCACACTGAGTCGGTTAACTGGATTGAAGGAAGAACCGATTTGATATGCACGACCTTCTTCCTGCTCGCCATAATATCTTACATTGAATTCAGGTCTAAGAAGTCCTGGGCTGCCCTGGTTTCTTTTCTGATTTTTACCGTTTTTACAATGGCTGCAAAAGAGCCGGGAGTAATGGTTCCTGTGGTGGTGATGGCTTATGAGTTTGTTTATGCCAGAGAACGACGAATTATCATTGCTGTTGTCGCAGTGTGTTCTCTTCTTTTTGGGGCAGTTGTAGCTGCAAGAAGCCATATCATTAAAAATTTGCTTCTTCCTTTTCTTTCTCATCACAGTCTTACCGAACTTATTCGTCTGGGAATAGTGTCTTACGGATTCTATCTCAGAAAAATATTCTGGCCCCTGCCGTTAAATTTCTTCATTGGTGAACTGCCCGAAGGGGTTCTATTTTTTGTCTTTAGCCTGATATCTCTTATCGGATTGCTAGTTCTAGCAGTGGTGTTAAGAAAAAGATATTCTTTGATCTCCTTTTTCATTCTATGGTGGCTTATAACTATTCTGCCTCATGAGGTTATTCTATTGGGCGGAAGTGCTGTAACTCCTGTAGCTGAAAGATACCTTTATCTTCCTTCCGTGGCTTTTGCCATAGTTGTTGCCGTCTTTATAATGAGCATACCCGCTACGGCTGTGAGATGGGTATTGGTTCTGGTTTTGGTGGTTTTTTACGGCGTGGTTACGTTTCACAGAACGATGATATGGACTGATGGAGAAAAACTCTGGGGTGATACTGTCA from Thermodesulforhabdaceae bacterium harbors:
- a CDS encoding prepilin-type N-terminal cleavage/methylation domain-containing protein; protein product: MSQQRGFSLIELLVVMAIIAILAAVGTTQYMKYIANSRYARLESTLKQMMLVAEDFYSEFNRYPNGVCDATASSVDKVCWVDASGSIVTSSGSYSFKIPPLVRITFTPAGSASIQITLESSSKVLRNFAKNGGAKLVFDSRTSTSDIACYDDEIHGKGGATGCP